In Methanolacinia paynteri, the DNA window CGGAATCGGACAGGAATATCATCTGGGCTACCGGCCCTGCTGTTTCCGGCAGATCATAATATCCGCTGACGGAATCGGCAGTTACAAGAGCCCATATTCGATCGGGGTGGCGGATTGCAAACGTGTATGCAAAAGGCCCGCCCGCAGAGACCGAAAAAACCGCGACCTTATCTATTCCAAGCTCATCGAGAGCGGCAGCAAAGAGATCCACCTGATCTTCAAGGGAGGCCCCACTCTCAAGCGGAGTGCCAAGATAACCCGGCCGGGAAAGCGACAGCAGCCTGAAATCCTTTGCTGCGAAATCGATGGCCGCACGGCACTGGTCGATACCGCCAAGACCCCCATGAATTCCCATCAATACGGGGCCGTCGCCTTCCGACAGGTCGATCTCGATCTTCCCGCGTTTTGTCTCAATAATCTTTGGAGTGATTGATACGCCTTTTAATACTTCCAGCCTTCCGTATTCGGATTTTTTGGATTTTTTATCCTTCTTTTGCGACATTACAGATCTCCGTCTCCTGATTGAATGTTTGATTAAGATGTAATTTCTATCAATATTGATATTCTATCTTTCGCTGTCGCAGGTTTTTTTAAGTCCCTCTGGAAAAAATAGAGAAATAACCGGACCTTAACCTTCAGGCAGTCCGGCCCGGCAGTTTGTGGATTGTTTTATTGTTTCTTCAAATATATCTTCAAAACATTCCTCAAAATTTATCAAGCGGGCACACCTTGATGCACATTCCGCACCTGAGCCCCCCGAGGGCATTGAACATGTAGTCCGCACATTTCTCCCTGTGGATCACCCCTTCGGCAGTAATCGCTTTCGGAGGGCAGATCTCGATGCACTTCATGCAGTCCCTGCATGCCTCGTTTACGAACGGGAGTTCTCCCTTGTCGTCAGGCTCAAGAGGCGCATCGGTGAGAATTCCCATCATGCGAACCTTCAGCCCGAACTCCTTCGTGATTAGGAGATGGTTCATCCCGAAGTTCCCGAGTCCGGCATGGTATGCAGCATATTTGAACGAAAAATCGGCCATAAGCGTTTTCCGGTCTGCATACCAGTAGCCGAACTCGCTCCCCTCGCTCGGTGCGATCGTCGCCATGTAACCGGACTTCTCGATAAACTTCGCAACCTGAAAAGAGATGACACGAAGAGTCGCTGTTCCCGCCATGAGAGTATTGGTGTACTCGGCCCGCCCCAAAGGAAGGGTTGAAAAGGCGCCTTTCGGGACCGATACGCCGATTATTATCACGGACTTAACACCCGGCATAACGTCCCGCGGGTTTTTACCCTTGTAATCAGGGCTGTCGAAGCAGGACGAATCGACAATC includes these proteins:
- a CDS encoding alpha/beta fold hydrolase, translating into MSQKKDKKSKKSEYGRLEVLKGVSITPKIIETKRGKIEIDLSEGDGPVLMGIHGGLGGIDQCRAAIDFAAKDFRLLSLSRPGYLGTPLESGASLEDQVDLFAAALDELGIDKVAVFSVSAGGPFAYTFAIRHPDRIWALVTADSVSGYYDLPETAGPVAQMIFLSDSGQKLLQKMTKSKPDAFIKEIFKSEAYFTKEQMKKHLDFVLNDPCAHDFVTTFMNTMYPYKTRKAGTENDMAITRTLYHLPVEKIECPALIVHGTHDADVKLYDGVYAYEHIRDAERIWIEEGSHLCFWINPKSKEAQEQAIAFLKSVYEKEVS
- a CDS encoding 4Fe-4S dicluster domain-containing protein gives rise to the protein MAEENISGSLKSTALGLGADFVGIVDSSCFDSPDYKGKNPRDVMPGVKSVIIIGVSVPKGAFSTLPLGRAEYTNTLMAGTATLRVISFQVAKFIEKSGYMATIAPSEGSEFGYWYADRKTLMADFSFKYAAYHAGLGNFGMNHLLITKEFGLKVRMMGILTDAPLEPDDKGELPFVNEACRDCMKCIEICPPKAITAEGVIHREKCADYMFNALGGLRCGMCIKVCPLDKF